The genomic DNA TGCAAAACCACTATTGATGAGACATACATTAGTTAAACCCAGAAGCATAATAAGTCACAAATTATGCCCCCAACCATGCACATAAAAATCAACCTATATGTAGTTTGGCCCCCAATAATTCAAACCCTAATTGCTCAAAAgaacttttttaattaaatagacTCAACTTGTTTTATATCtacttttgtattattttgatggTCCATTACGTgcacttaaaatttatttattaatatccaCCCACAAGATGAATACTATGGGTTTCTcatcattaaaaaaatcatttttttttgggtatttcaTTTTTACAAGTTTTCATAAACTGTCCcacaaaacatatttattatttcttctaCTAAGGACAAGAAAGAGGCACATGAAACTACAAAACAAATAATGGAAAATTTGTTCCTTCATTTAGAGGCAACCAATCTACCAACCCCCACATGCCAAACAATCCTAGCACatattccttttaatttttattattagggGTGTGGCTCGTGTTATACACATAATATacagattaaaaaatatatagtcttttaatgttattagataatatttacataaaaatgagttttggtATAATGATTTGTGCGAGAGTATggggttttgaattttattcacACGATAagtctttgtatttttaaatgagatattaacaaataatattattaaaatttaaaaaatttaatagggtttcaaaaaagaaaaaccaaatgTTTATTAtcttgaataataaaataaattattaattagaaTAATGTAGAAGGGCAGGTGGGGGAGAAAGACAAGCAAATGGGGCTGAGGCAAATGGGGCTAAGGCTATGTCTAAGTTGTTGGCAGTCAAATATCAaccattttgtttttattcaaaTAGTAATGGCACCATTATTATTGGGCTcgtttgatagaatttttagtttttatttttaaaatatattttgatcattttgatTGTCGGTTATGTGAAAATTTATGTTGTGTGGAAACGAAAATGGTTAACGGATTCAATACGAAATAAAAAACGagcaaaatgacatttttcaaaacaaaaaaaaaaagaaatgaaaatgttgaaaaaatggGTAAATAAAAAAAGCATAGAgatctttttgtaaatatattttttaatataaaaaataattattcaatctaaacataaatataaattacataatatattcaaacaaacataaaaataaattctatcattcACGAATCATAACttgctaattaaaaataaataataaattttaaagaataaaataataaaaaataatacaaacaaTAAAGATTGATTTCGAtacaaatattatctaaaaatatttcaacaattaGACGGTATCTTTATAGACAGAAACTCGTTttcgatatttttttaatattatgaaataattttaaaatatttttaaaattacaaaaacagtcagaaaatattttttggccttttttgactttttgaaaATACTAAAAGAGCTCTCTTGAGACATTTTTGTGTATTATAGGTGAAAACTAGAGTagaaaatgagaataaaattaaaaaaataaatacatttttcttattttttaaaaatatttttgaagacGTGAACAAGCAAAGTGGTGCTTGAGGGACTTAGGGTTGTTTGCTATCAAAAATTTCTCCTAGTCAAATCATTTTATCTTGTCCCTTTTTATATGGATTGAAGAAGACGagatattttaacattattttcgAGATTTGTCgaaattcttgaaattttctttaacaTTCTCGAATTTaactaatattatttaacaaaatttttagtttaaatttaatttcgaATAAATGGATCAGTTCTATCTTGAATTCTTTCGAATTGAGGTTTGGAAGTTAGATTCGAGagcagattttatttttttaaccataATAGTCTTATTTatgcaataataaaaaaaattaaggcaataataaatatggtaatcttaattaatgttttctgttaaaaatataattttctttttcacatatatttataacaaatatatgaaatatgaCGTAATAAAGAATTTTTATTGTCCCGTGTGGGTCGCTCGGcagcccctctctctctataaattcTCCTAAAGCTTCGCGTCTCCCTCCGAAGCATTTCAACGAACAGTTGGGATACATTCACAACCGCCGCCCCTCCCTCTCTCCGGGCACCGCCCTCCGATAACGGCCGGCCGTACCTTAATCTCCTCTTCGTCTTTTCGGGGCGTAGAAAATGGATGTTCGCCGGCACCCACTCCGTCAGCCCAGGCCGACCTCCGCCGGCGGCGGACATCTCAAgccccaccaccaccaccctGCCCCGCCCAAACCCTCTGACGCGCTCCCCGTGCCTCTCTACCTCACTAACGGCATCTTCTTCACGCTCTTCTTCTCCGTCGCCTACTTCCTCCTCCACCGCTGGCGCGAGAAGATCCGCAACTCCATGCCCCTCCACGTCGTCACGCTCTCCGAGCTCGCCGCCGTCGTAACCCTAATCGCTTCTGTGATCTACCTCCTCGGCTTCTTCGGAATCGACTTCGTCCAGTCCGTCCTCACCGGTCGCACTTCCCACGAGGCATGGGACGTCGACGACGAGACCGCCGAGCGATTCATCCTCGACGAGGACCGCCGCCGGGGCCCTTGTGCCGCTGCCGCCGACTGTTCGCCTGTTCCCATCCCGCCGTGCAAGGTGGCGGAGCAGCCCCCGCAGACGTCCGAGGAGGATGAGGAGATTGTCAAGTCGGTGGTCGCCGGGACGACGCCGTCGTACTCGCTGGAGTCGAAGCTCAGGGACTGCAAGAGAGCGGCGGCGATACGGCGGGAGGCGCTGCAGAGAATAACCGGCAAATCTCTGGCGGGGCTTCCATTAGAGGGGTTCGATTATGAGTCGATTCTGGGGCAATGCTGCGAGATGCCGGTGGGTTACGTGCAGATTCCAGTAGGCATCGCGGGGCCGCTTTTGCTGGACGGGAGGGAGTACTCGGTGCCAATGGCCACGACGGAGGGGTGCCTGGTGGCGAGCACCAACAGGGGCTGCAAGGCCATCCACTTGTCCGGCGGCGCCACCAGCGTCTTGCTCAGGGACTGCATGACCCGGGCCCCAGTAGTCCGGTTTGCGGCCGCGGCCAGGGCCGCAGAGTTGAAGTTCTTCTTGGAAGATCCCTTGAACTTTGACACCATTGCTCATGTTTTCAACAAGTCAGTATCACTATCTCTCAGTCTTCACCTTCATTTTCCTCTGAATTTTACTCTCTTTCAAGAAGGGCAAATCAGGATAACTCAAACGGATTTCAGAAACTATTTACGACACGCGAGTTTGATTTGCTGACATTATGGTCTTACTCTCGCTGGAGTTTGATATGTGCTGCTTCCGTGTCGTCAACTTGcttatttttggttgatattttCCTGATGTTGATGTTTATTAGACTCCAGCCATATATTTGACAAAACCCCATAAAAGAAGATCTTGAAAAAGAATTAACTCCGAATGTATGTATATGTTTGAAGCACAAAAATTTATCTGTATCCCAAAGTAGGACACCTCTCTTTTTAACTAATTCATCATAGCTATGAATTTGGATGTCGCAGTGGAGTATTACTGGATTGAATATCTGAAACTAGAAAATAAGTGCAAGTGGGTTGTGTGCAGATCGAGCAGATTTGCGAGGCTACAAGGCATTCAATGTGCAATTGCTGGGAAGAATCTGTACATGAGGTTTAGCTGCAGCACTGGAGATGCCATGGGGATGAATATGGTCTCTAAAGGAGTCCAAAACGTCCTTGATTTCCTGCTCAATGATTTCCCTGACATGGATGTTATCGGCATTTCCGGTGAGTTGGGCAATCCCAAAAATTTCCTGTCAGAgcatctttattttttcttttggctGGAAAAAGTCATCCTAGTACTACACGCCGTCATGCTAGGGTTGGACGAGGGTCGTTTTTTACCATTAGCTTTGCAAAATGGCTATTTTTGAACTGGAATCCATAATCTTCCAGTGGATgaattgtttgatatttaaatctGAAGAAAAGATTTGCTTAAACAAAAGATGGTTGTTTGGTAAcaaaataatgataattcttttttattatcttttttgttGAAGATTATTtgaatgtaaaaataatttttttggtattttatgattttgggttatgacaaatataaaatatatgtgtatattctAAATAAGTGGTCTGCTTTGTTTttgcaaataattaaaaaaatctcaaaactgtgatttttctttttgcatattCTTTCTCTGTTTAGAAGTTAAAATGCTAACtggaaaaataaaagttaagaAACACCAACTCCTAGTCATTTCTCTACTAGAAAAATTGAGGCTTTAATATCACTAGATGGGGTTAGCTATGTTCTATTTTgctaatcatttctatctataatCACATTTTTTATAAGGCTATTATGATGATATTATGCCTAAGAAATTCCCaccaagtatttttttttttttgtgtgcgCGCGCATCTTTCTATATATGTTCtgttatttttccttcatttcatTTACTCTCTTCAGAGGAGCATGTATTTATTGGTTTACTTATTGCATAATCAAATCACTTTAATCATGTCTCATGCATctttggaaaagaaaacaattatgaaaattgaataaaaaatatcttcCCAAAGTCAAAGGAACCACCCCTTGGGTACCCGAGATGGAGATGGGCAACTGAAGCAATTGTGGCCAAACATTAATGATcagtcaatttttttattttaggtgGAACTGTTGTTTCATGATTTGATCCAAAACTTTCATAACGCAGAAAATGAAAGCAGGCCATGCGTTGTGTGTCATGCAATCACGATTTTCTATATGAAGTTGTCACAGCAAAAGTCGTTGTGTGTCACTGTTTCCTGTAACCTAAGTGTTCTGTGCCTTTTGGATAGCTGCCAAACTCATGTCTAATGCTCTTACCATTGTCCCTATCTTTTTCAGCATGGACCCTAACAccttgcaatcaaacacaaCTTCACTATTAGAAGAGGTTCATCCCAAATAAGTTTATATAATGTTTGAGAAGTACTTGACatctttaatatatatgtaattctGCCTAGAAACTTGACACTACAATAAAATACTACAAAGTCGTTAATTTTAGGTGCTGGTTTGATGTGTAAAATTAATGATTACTGGGCTCTGAATTGAACTGAAATAGGAAACTTTTGCTCGGATAAGAAGCCAGCAGCTGTGAACTGGATTGAAGGGCGGGGGAAGTCGGTTGTATGTGAGGCAATCATCAGGGAGGAGGTTGTGAAGAAGGTCTTGAAGACCAACGTGGCTGCGCTGGTGGAGCTTAACATGCTGAAGAACCTCGCCGGCTCTGCCATAGCTGGTGCTCTTGGCGGGTTCAATGCTCACGCCAGCAACATTGTCTCTGCAGTGTACATAGCCACTGGCCAGGACCCTGCTCAGAATGTCGAGAGCTCCCACTGCATCACCATGATGGAAGCCGTTAACGATGGCAAGGACCTTCACGTCTCTGTCACCATGCCTTCCATTGAGGTAACTAACTCTTTGTCACACTTTATCCTACCCATTTTTTGCCCATAAATTGTGAAGTCTCCATAGAATTTGATCCTGGTTGCCATGTCGCAATGATCTATGAATCAGGTGGGTACGATTGGAGGTGGCACCCAACTGGCATCCCAGTCGGCTTGCCTGAACCTGCTCGGGGTGAAGGGCGCGAGCAAGGAGCCGCCGGGATCAAACTCGAGGTTATTGGCCTCCATTGTAGCTGGTTCTGTTCTTGCCGGGGAGCTATCCCTAATGTCAGCCCTGGCTGCAGGCCAGCTTGTCAGGAGTCACATGAAGTACAACAGATCCAGCCAAGACGTTACAAAGGTACCATCCTAATTGCTGAAATGAAAACAAGTCACCCTTGTAATTTACCTGTATTGTATGTGTGGTGGCCCCAAGAAAGAGGGCCTTAAGAAAAATCTAGCATAGAAATAAGGTCTCtcaatgaagaaaaataggaagattaatggaaaaattaaaaaaaataaaaaagacaaagCAGATGGTGGAGAGAAATGCAGAAGaactcaaccaaaaaaaaaacctgtTAAGTGTctgtaattgtaatttttataagcagagagagagagaggcatgTGAAGTGTGGACTCTTTCAAAGATGCATTAAAAGTAAGGCTAAAAGCCTCCCATTGTTTAGAAATTGTGGAGTTGAGCAGCCGCAGCCTGCTTGCTTCTGCTCTGGCTGTACTGTGCTCGTCTTCTGTTAGTTTTGTCtgataaaaataccaaaaagtcAGTGGTAGTCATGTACGAGGCTTCAAATGAGAGAGGCGTGTGAAGTTGGGACTCTTTCAAAGATGCATTAAAAGTATGACTAAAAGCCTCCCGTTGTTGAGAAATTGTGGAGGAGAGCAGCCTCAGCCTTCTTGCTTCCGCTCTGGCCATACTGTGCTTGTCTTCTGTTTGTTTTGTCTGATAAAAATACCAAAAGCCAGTTAATCAGTAGTACTCATATGAGGCTTCAAATTAAAAGGGTCCCACTCCAATTTCCATTGTTGGATGTTTGTTCCATTGGCTTGTAATTCAGCAAGAAGGAATCCCCAAATTTTGGGATTCTATCTCTTGCATGAAAAAATACCATTAGTGTGAGTCACATCATGCTGTATATATTATAACTACTATTATCATAGGCACAAAAAACCCAAAAATGATGGGTAGAAACTCTACTAAAGTGAATTGTTGGGATTACTTTTGTATTAAAACTTTAAatgtcgatatatatatatatatataagcccaAGTAAGAGTCATTGATAAGATGTTTTCACTCATATTCATTTGTATGAATCGGAAGCTTTATCACTAAACTGTATATCTACAATAACTTTACACGTGTTAGGTTAAAGAATTGGGGGTGTATTATCCATACCCtcaaattatttgatttaatttggaatgCTGGTGGCTTGAGAGAGTTGAATTCATGCTGTTAGAAGTCTTGTCCATTGAAGCTTGTGGCTCTCCGTTCCCATCTGTCCTTAATTTGAAATGTCTTTCTCCATTGTGAAAATTACATCATTATAgctttttattaatatattacttTTAATTAGTCATTTCGATTTTTTTTACTAATGATCTGATTTCTAATTTTGTTACTCTTTATATGgctcatatattatatatatatatatatgaattaggttcagagataatttttttaagagagAAGCAAGTATATCATGATTTGGGGCAAATCTAGAgattattttgtgattttaagaCATTTTGTCCCCATATTTTAGTGTCtcaaattaagaatttattgttaatttattattagtaagtggtaaatataaaagtaaaattttaattatttacttttatcattaatacttaacaataaattatcgGTTCCGGACattgaaatttattatatgagAATTATTATAGTTTCTATTATGATAATTATGTTAAAGAcgaaaataatttcatctttattaaTTTGGTGATCACCTCTGAAGTAACTTGTATTGATGTTTGTTTAAATAAATgatggaatttggaatttatatttatatttgattgaataatattttttttataatttttaatattaaaaatcatatttaccattgtattttttaattttaagcaTTTTTCTCGCATTtgtgtttcttactttttttaaaatatatatattattttttttattttcattttatatcatGTAAGTCCACTCCTAATAACCCAACATGGTGCagtctaaaaattaaaaaaataatataaacaataaaaaaaattaaaaatatataatataattcaaTCGGATTGTGATACTCATCTATTAATatcttataattatattaatatcacataaaatataacaaactaatatgcaaatatcacaaataaatatccgaataacattttcattatttatttattacccactataaattaaattcataagGAGTACAAGAGCCATTGTTGCCTTCCAGCACCAACTAtataaaacatttatatatatatataaaagaattaaCATATCATCTTGGACCACCTAAACTCTGTGGAGGCAGGCCACCATTTTCCATTGATATGAGCAAATAACTGGAAAAATTacaatatgtataattttattattgaaaagGGTTTTTCACCAATTTAAAAAGTAACACACTATCTATGTCTTTACTCAATTGTTTTTAATATATCCTATTGAGTGGTATCTTTAATAATATGACCTGTCCCTCATAAATTAACTTCCTAGTAAAAGTTAGACAAATCAATTagattagattattttttatttctttttctttccacaAATCTTATTTTCCAAACACAACACTACGAGATTCTATTTTCCCTGAAAAGCCCATCATAGTTGttccaccattttttttttttaattaattaactcaacttttaaaatgTCTCATTAGACATttgtagtttaaaaaaaataaaattattaaacacttcaacaaagaataattaataaaaacaaaggCTAAACGTGAAATGCACTCTACAGACTTTTCATGTTCTCGCTCATCATTCTCATCATTGAACTCATCGTTGTTCTTGTACTAAAATATCGAAACGCATTGAGCTTGTCATCGAACTAATTGAGCCCATCATCATTCTCGTTATCATTGAGCCATTCATCATTCAATTCCCgtcattgttttcttttcaactatCATTCCCTCTTGGAGTGATCGATTATAGGAGTGTGTGCATGTATAAGTATACATATAAATTTACTGTTGCTTCAATCGATTTTATAAACTCATTATTGCTCCAATCGATtgattctttatatatataaatccacTATAACAATACTATGCTTCACACGTTTATTAATGTGTTCCCACTTCCTTTGTTGaagtgtttaataattttatttttttaaaatatagatatctaatagaacattttaaaaattaaatgtgctacagtatttttttaataaaatacaaagataTATTTATGTCTTTATCCTTTTGAATTTATAATCTTTTAATGAGCATGTCTGCTGTAAGGGTATAGATGTTTTCCTCCTCCTTTATACCGACAATTCTTAATTAATCACTCCAATCTATAATTAATCTCTGTAGTAAATATCACTAACAAGGAAGCAT from Diospyros lotus cultivar Yz01 chromosome 4, ASM1463336v1, whole genome shotgun sequence includes the following:
- the LOC127800645 gene encoding 3-hydroxy-3-methylglutaryl coenzyme A reductase 2-B-like gives rise to the protein MDVRRHPLRQPRPTSAGGGHLKPHHHHPAPPKPSDALPVPLYLTNGIFFTLFFSVAYFLLHRWREKIRNSMPLHVVTLSELAAVVTLIASVIYLLGFFGIDFVQSVLTGRTSHEAWDVDDETAERFILDEDRRRGPCAAAADCSPVPIPPCKVAEQPPQTSEEDEEIVKSVVAGTTPSYSLESKLRDCKRAAAIRREALQRITGKSLAGLPLEGFDYESILGQCCEMPVGYVQIPVGIAGPLLLDGREYSVPMATTEGCLVASTNRGCKAIHLSGGATSVLLRDCMTRAPVVRFAAAARAAELKFFLEDPLNFDTIAHVFNKSSRFARLQGIQCAIAGKNLYMRFSCSTGDAMGMNMVSKGVQNVLDFLLNDFPDMDVIGISGNFCSDKKPAAVNWIEGRGKSVVCEAIIREEVVKKVLKTNVAALVELNMLKNLAGSAIAGALGGFNAHASNIVSAVYIATGQDPAQNVESSHCITMMEAVNDGKDLHVSVTMPSIEVGTIGGGTQLASQSACLNLLGVKGASKEPPGSNSRLLASIVAGSVLAGELSLMSALAAGQLVRSHMKYNRSSQDVTKVPS